Part of the Desulfolutivibrio sulfoxidireducens genome is shown below.
CAAATGGCGAAACACAAAACTCCCTTGTTGGACGAGCTTGAGAAGGGGCCGTGGCCCAGCTTCGTGTCCGACATCAAGTTGGAGGCCGAAAAGCGGGCGAAGAACGATGCCGGTCTGGATTTCCAGATCCCGCAGGACTGCCCCGACGACCTGTTGGGAGTCCTTGAACTTGCTTACAAGGACAAGGAAACCCATTGGAAGCACGGCGGCATCGTGGGCGTGTTCGGGTACGGCGGCGGCGTCATCGGCCGGTACTGCGACCAGCCCGAGAAGTTCCCGGGCGTGGCCCATTTCCATACCGTGCGCGTCAACCAGCCGGCCGGCAAGTACTACAACACCGAATATCTGCGCGGCGTCATGGACATCTGGGACCTGCGCGGCTCGGGCCTGACCAACATGCACGGCTCCACGGGCGACATCGTGCTCCTGGGCACCACCACCCCGCAGTTGGAAGAAATCTTCCATGAGCTGACGCACAATCTCAATACCGACCTTGGCGGCTCGGGCAGCAACCTGCGCACCCCGGCCGACTGTCTGGGCCAGTCCCGTTGCGAATTCGCCTGCTACGACACCCAGGCCATTTGCCACGCCCTGACCAACGACTACCAGGACGAGCTGCATCGCCCGGCCTTCCCCTACAAGTTCAAGTTCAAGTTCGATGGCTGCCCCAACGGCTGCGTGGCCTCCATCGCCCGTTCCGACTTCTCGGTCATCGGCACCTGGAAGGACGACATCCGCATCGACCAGGATCGCGTGAAGGCCTACGTGGCCGGCGAGTTCAAGCCCAATGCCGGCGCCCACTCCGGTCGCGACTGGGGCAAGTTCGACATCGTGGCCGAGGTCGTGAACCGCTGCCCGACCAAGTGCATGAGCTACGAGGACGGCAAGCTCTCCATCGACACCAGCAACTGCACCCGGTGCATGCACTGCCTCAATGTCATGCCCGCGGCCCTGAAGATCGGGTTGGAGACCGGCGCCACGATCCTGTGCGGCGCCAAGGCCCCCATCCTGGACGGCGCGCAGATGGCCTCCATGCTCGTGCCGTTTATCCCGGTCGAGGAGCCCTACGACGAGATCAAGGAAGTCATCGAGAACATCTGGGATTGGTGGATGGAAGAAGGCAAGAACCGCGAGCGCCTGGGCGAGACCATGAAGCGCCAGGGCTTCCAGAAGCTGCTCGAGGTCACCAACACCAAGGCCATACCCCAGCACGTCAAGGCGCCTCGGGCCAACCCGTACATCTTCTTCAAGGAAGACGAGGTTCCGGGTGGGTGGAAGCACGACGAGAAGGGCTACCGCGAACGTCACATGAGATAAGGGGGGGGATACCAACATGGCATTCATTTCTTCCGGATACAATCCCAGCAAGCCGATGGAAGATCGCATCACCGACATCGGCCCGCGCAGTTTCGAGGATTTTTATCCTCCGGTCATCAAGAAAAACAAAGGCAAATGGGACTACCATGAGATCTTGAAACCCGGCGTCCTGGTCCACGTGGCCGAATCCGGAGACAAGGTCTTCACCGTGCGCTGCGGCACCTGCCGGCTCATGAGCGTGTCCCTGTTGCGTGAGGCCTGCGAGATCGCCGACAAGTACTGCGGTGGTCACCTGCGCTTCACCACCCGCAACAACATCGAGTTCATGGTCACGGACGAAAAGACCATGGAGGCCATGATCGCCGACCTGGAGAGCCGCAAGCATGCCGGCGGGAGCTTCAAGTTCCCCATCGGCGGTACCGGCGCGGGCATCTCCAACATCATCCACACCCAGGGCTGGGTCCACTGCCACACCCCGGCCACTGACGCCTCCGGCCCGGTCAAGTGCGTCATGGACGAGATGTTCGAGTACTTCCAGACCATGAAGCTGCCGGCCATGCTGCGCATCTCCCTGGCCTGCTGCCTGAACATGTGCGGCGCGGTGCACTGCTCCGACATCGGCATCGTCGGCATCCACCGCAAACCGCCCATCGTCGAGACCGAGATCATCGACAACATCTGCGAAGTGCCCCTTGCCGTGGCCGCCTGTCCCACCGGCGCCATCAAGCCGACCAAGATCGAAGTGGAAGGCAAGAAGGTCAACTCCGTGGTCGTCAACGCCGAACGCTGCATGTACTGCGGCAACTGCTACACCATGTGCCCGGCCATGCCCCTGGCCTCCGGACAGGGCGACGGCATCGTGCTCATGGTCGGCGGCAAGGTGTCCAACCGGATCTCCATGCCCATGTTCTCCAAGGTCGTGGTGGCCTACATCCCCAACGAGCCGCCCCGCTGGCCGACCTTGACCAAGACCATCAAGCACATCGTCGAGGTCTACGCCAAGGAAGCCAAGAAGTACGAGCGGCTGGGCGAGTGGGCCGAGCGCATCGGCTGGGAAAAGTTCTTCGAGGTCTGCGGCCTTGAGTTCTCCCACCACTGCATCGACGACTTCCGCGATCCGGCCTACTACACCTGGCGGCAGAGCTCGCAGTTCAAGTTCACCAGCCACGTGGAATAACGACGCAACATCTCCGGGCGCGGGATTCTTCCGCGCCCGGAAAAAACAAAGAGGCGACGCGATGGAAGAGGAAAAACAAAAAATTATTGAGTTCCTCGAAGGAAAGACCGGCAAAACGAAGTTCTATTTTACCGACTTTTGCAAGATCTTCCCGGACATGAAGCAGCGCGAGGTCAAAAAGATCCTCACCGCCCTGGTTCAGGAGGGAAAGGTCATGTATTGGTCCAGTGGTTCGACCACCATGTACGGCTTGGCCGGCGTGGGCAAACAGGCCGCCGAGGAAGACTAGCGGACGCTTGGTCCGTTGCCGGACCGTTTCCGTCGCGGCATCCCCGGCGAACACGCGCAGACACACGTGAGCAATCGGCCGCGTCTGGTTCTGGCGGGACTTTCCGGGGGAGCCGGCAAGACCATCGTCACCCTCGGAGTCTGTCGGGCCCTGGCCCGGCGGGGGCTCACGGTACGCCCTTTCAAAAAGGGTCCGGATTATATCGATGCCTCATGGCTCGGCCTTGCCGCCGGGCGCGAGGCCTCGAATCTGGACCCTTTTCTTTTGCCCGCGGACCTGGTCCGCGGCCTTTTTTTCGAAAAATCCGCCGGCTGCGATATCTCGGTCATCGAGGGCAACCGGGGCCTTTTCGACGGCAAGGACCTTTCGGGCTCCTTTTCCACCGCCGAACTGGCCAGGCTCCTGTGCGCCCCGGTCGTTCTCGTCCTCGACGCCACCAAGATGACCCGGACCGCCGCGGCCATCGTGGCCGGATGCGCCGCCTTCGAGTCCGGCCTTTCCCTGGCCGGGGTCATCTGCAA
Proteins encoded:
- the dsrA gene encoding dissimilatory-type sulfite reductase subunit alpha; this encodes MAKHKTPLLDELEKGPWPSFVSDIKLEAEKRAKNDAGLDFQIPQDCPDDLLGVLELAYKDKETHWKHGGIVGVFGYGGGVIGRYCDQPEKFPGVAHFHTVRVNQPAGKYYNTEYLRGVMDIWDLRGSGLTNMHGSTGDIVLLGTTTPQLEEIFHELTHNLNTDLGGSGSNLRTPADCLGQSRCEFACYDTQAICHALTNDYQDELHRPAFPYKFKFKFDGCPNGCVASIARSDFSVIGTWKDDIRIDQDRVKAYVAGEFKPNAGAHSGRDWGKFDIVAEVVNRCPTKCMSYEDGKLSIDTSNCTRCMHCLNVMPAALKIGLETGATILCGAKAPILDGAQMASMLVPFIPVEEPYDEIKEVIENIWDWWMEEGKNRERLGETMKRQGFQKLLEVTNTKAIPQHVKAPRANPYIFFKEDEVPGGWKHDEKGYRERHMR
- the dsrB gene encoding dissimilatory-type sulfite reductase subunit beta; this encodes MAFISSGYNPSKPMEDRITDIGPRSFEDFYPPVIKKNKGKWDYHEILKPGVLVHVAESGDKVFTVRCGTCRLMSVSLLREACEIADKYCGGHLRFTTRNNIEFMVTDEKTMEAMIADLESRKHAGGSFKFPIGGTGAGISNIIHTQGWVHCHTPATDASGPVKCVMDEMFEYFQTMKLPAMLRISLACCLNMCGAVHCSDIGIVGIHRKPPIVETEIIDNICEVPLAVAACPTGAIKPTKIEVEGKKVNSVVVNAERCMYCGNCYTMCPAMPLASGQGDGIVLMVGGKVSNRISMPMFSKVVVAYIPNEPPRWPTLTKTIKHIVEVYAKEAKKYERLGEWAERIGWEKFFEVCGLEFSHHCIDDFRDPAYYTWRQSSQFKFTSHVE
- a CDS encoding dissimilatory sulfite reductase D family protein; the protein is MEEEKQKIIEFLEGKTGKTKFYFTDFCKIFPDMKQREVKKILTALVQEGKVMYWSSGSTTMYGLAGVGKQAAEED